The Lacerta agilis isolate rLacAgi1 chromosome 14, rLacAgi1.pri, whole genome shotgun sequence sequence gcttcttcttcttcctcctcctctcccattatttcccagctttccccctcatctgcctctgagctgtgacctccctcaaccccctgttgtaattcCAAACTGTCGTCTTCTCTGGAAAGGTCAgtctggggaggcggtctccaccattcctcctctgcccagtccctgaaaTCATGAGAGGCGGCGAACAAAttatatctgatttttagaaaTGCCTGTCCATTGTAAGCTTTATAGGAAGCGctcaaaatggggtgggggtggggtggcacttttattcttattattacatGTATTTGTcactcaaagcggcttacagttGTAAAAAAAAGCATACATGTAAAAAAGGTTAAAACAACAGATTTTATTTACTAAAAATGCTCATCTTGCAATAATATAAAAAGGGACAAATCTTACCCAGGCCCACTAAAAAAAGATGAAGATCACAACAGGCTTGGGGGTCGTCATACCATATGAccctaaataaaaagaaaatgcctGGCGTTTTaaagttgagagccagtgtggtgtagtggttaagagcggtggactcgtaatctggtgaagcgggttcgcatcttcgctcctccacatgcagctgctgggtgaccttgggctagtcacacttctctgaagtctctcagccccactcacctcacagagtgtttgttgtgggggaggaagggaaaggagaatgttagccgctttgagactccttcgggtagtattaaagcgggatatcaaattcaaactcttgttgttgttgttgttgttgttgttgttgttcttcttcttcttcttcttcttcttcttcttcttcttcttcttcttcttcttcttcttcatgatgcTGCCATCCCACTTTTCAAGCAGACCAgtcctccctctcttcttttcAGGGAGACGTAAACAGTCTCGTCTCACCCCCTCAATTTCTTCCACTTCAGGCGTTGCTTTTAGGGGGTCCACAAATCTCGGCTGCTCTTAGTAGCCAGCCATTTTTGATGTTGTCACCAGTTGCTAATTGCTCCCCTCTCCTGGTTTTTCTAGCATGTCCGGGGTGGAGTGCTGAGAGGTCAACCTCTCATTTTTGCAGTGAGCTGGGAGAGATGCTCAGATGACGTGAAAATCTCTCTTGACTTGTGAAAGTCTCCAAAACTCAGTGTTAACTTGTGAGAACAGCTCTCcccttcctctgggccccagaGGATGATGGGCGCCACCCTACCAATTACCTTCACTGCTTTTGACCACCACCCCAAACAAGAAGAGAGGGAGatactgtgtgttgttgttttttaaagcattatgtaaaaagaagaagaaaaactggaaCTCTGATTGTGCCAGAGGACTTGGGAGGAGGAATCACTTGTTTTGTGCTCACCCACAAAGGTGGTTGCCATAAAAATATTACTGGTCGCTGGTGGCGACCTGGCGACTGCATTTTTTGAGTCCTGGCATGCAGAAAGATTCCCTGGAATTATGAAGGGACAGGGGATCAACTTCCGGGGTAGCTAAAAGCAGCTGGACCTTTGCTAACACAGTTTCTGTTGGCAGCAGCTCCAGAACATATCTGGTTTTGAAGACGAGGAGAATGACGTGGAAGAAGTCAGGACAACACCCAGGAGCAGGAATGCCAAGTATCTGTGTGTCCAAGAATTAACCTTCCCCCGATATGGGATCCGCACCAGAGGGGTTGGTCTGGCTGAGCTTCCTGTGGATCCCAGCCAAGGTAATAATGGGGCGGGGTGGGAAGACAGAATGAAACAGTATAAAAGTGTTGTTGTTAATTATGTGGTCAGTAAGAAcattgatgttgggaaagatggagggcacaaggagcaggggacgacagaggatgagatggttggttggacagtgttctcgaagctactaacatgagtttggccaaactgcgggaggcaatgaaggataggcgtgcctggcgtgctctggtccatggggtcacgaagagtcagacacgactgaacaacaactacaaaGAACATTGATCAGGAAGAGGGTTATTGCTTGAGCCTAAAGAACCAGGATCCTGGACAATGGGTTTGGATGAAAGATGGTGAATGACccgtatcatcatcatcatcatcatcatcatcatcatttattgaatttatatacagtaccgccctacacccagaggtctcagggcagttcacagaacaaaaccagaacacaaaaccacaaaatatataatcaaaataaaaacaacaacccaataacacccccccacacacacacacaacctccccGCTacgcattttaaaagggcatctgatgtcagatcaaccaaaggcctggttaaaaaggaacgtttttttcctggcgcctaaaggtgcataatgaaggcgccaggcgaacttccctggggagagcactgcagagaaggcccgttctcgtgttgcctcCCTCTGCACCTctcgaggaggcacacgaaggagggccttggaagatgatctcagggtccgggtaggttcatatggcaagaggtattgtggtcctgagccgtagTCTCCTTGCTGAGTGGTAACCCAttgaaggaagaggaagctgacaggtcATGGGATTACTCTGCTTGGCTGGCTGTAAGACTGACAAGCAGGTAGGGGATGAGTGGGGGCAGATTGAGGCAGGCGGGGCAGTGCCACACTTTccctgatggaccagcccccaCTGTACCAAGGCTGTAGAGAcggcagtgtagacaatatttcACTGGACTGTTTTGTGTTGTTCAGATTTTTGGTTTGTAAAGTACGTAAGAGATCACAGGGCAAAccaaaaaaatcaatgaaaaggTACGGGATTTTGCAATTGTGGCAAAAATGACTTCTTTTTTAAGATCtcgagagagagaagacagagaCAAGATAACTTTCGGGCACAATGGCAGAAATTCATTGACGTTATTTAGAACCAACTGAGACCTAAGAGTTTACCATGTATTAATATTTTGGGAAGTCAAATTGTGGAAGAAATTATGCACATGTCTGCCTTATTATGACAAATATCTAGTCAAATCTGGAAATGTGTAGTCGTagttttctccttccccccttttttagtaGGAACGTATTAAAAATATCCTTATATTAATATTATAACTATACTGACCATCTGGAGTTTCATTCTGCATTTTATTATgattaaataatactaataataatttgttgttttttcgttcagtcgtgtccgactctttgtgaccccatggaccagagcacgccgggcacgcctatccttcactgcctctcgcagtttggccaaactcatgttagtcgcttcgagaacactgtccaaccatcttgtcctctgtcgtccccttctccttgtgccctccatctttcccaacatcagggtcttttctagggagtcttctcttctcatgaggtggccaaagtactggagcctcaacttcaggatctgtccttctagtgagcactcagggctgatttatttgagaatggataggtttgatcttgttgcagtccatgggactctcaagagtctcctctagcaccataattcaaaagcatcaattcttcggcgatcagccttttgtaccccgcccatctggctggatacTCCTTTGTAATATTACGGATTTAATCATTTTCTTTGATATCACAGACATCTGGAATAATAACAAAGTGTATCAGTGTTTCAGGTCCAACATTATAAGGACATTCAAACTGCTACGGCTTAAAGCATTGTTTTCAGAGGCTTACAGTAGCTGGCTGGCAGGCAGATGTATCTTGAAACAATCTGGTCTTTTGCTGGCTTCTGTCTTTCAGAGTTTCTCTTGGCCACGAACAACATCCAGAAGCTTGCCGTGCATCGAGCCCTCTCGGATGCATTTCAGAAGATTCTCATTATAGTTCTAGGCAAGgctctttatttttgtttattttttcatatgTAAGTTCTATTTGCTCTTTCCTGGGGCACCCATTTGTCTCCTTagaaatggactccctcgggaggttttgggctccttccttggaggtttttaagcagaggttgggcgggggggggagctgtcatgtgtgatctagttgagattcctgcattgcagggggttggactaaatgaccctcggagtcccttcctgctctacaatTTGATGACTCTATGAAATATAATACTTTTAATTCTGAAACCCTATGTTAATCCTACAGGTGGAATTCAACGTAGCACTAAGGAGACAAGTATTTCTGTTTGCCTCATGGAATGAGCTCCTCTCTCCAGTGTGTGGTTCTGGggtttccaccaccacccagagccaatttcagggagTGGGCTGGGAGACGAGGAGGGGAAGCCCTGTTGGGATAGCAGAAGTCCTCTCACAGGCTTCTGCTAGTGGGTCTGtctagttgaatctggccctgtATAAATAAAACCCCAAATAAATTTCAAGTGTGTTACAAAATAATACAGAAAACTTTTTCCTTGTtttagctcaggggtaggcaacccaaggcccatgggccacaagcggcccacgggggtcgtttaaccggcccacaagctgcccccaaactgagccacCCATCGTGCGCACGTCATGCGCGCACGCAATCCGTCCCACGGAGctatctccactggagtgaaccggcccaggcgaggtaaaccttgctgacccctgttttagctTGTTCAAGCCTGACCACGTTTGCTTGACTTGTTTTCAGAGAATGGGAAGGTAGCTGTGGAGTACAGCTGTCCCCAGGAAGACCACATTGACCTTTTAACAGAAGAGGAACTCAAAGGTCTCATCCAGGTAACCTGGAACATTATCTAATGTACAGCGTCAGATTGCTTTGATCTGTTAAACTCAGCTCTTGGGCACCTTAGCTTCATAGGAGAGAGTGATCAGAGAAAATATCGTTTCTCTGTTGCTTGTCAGGTTCGCTTAGGAAGCCAGATGGGTGGCTTTGCAGAAGAGTAGGTGGCCTCTAGCCGGTGATGGACTTCCCGTCGCCTGGCTTCTAAGGCCAAGAGGATTGCTGGCTGTTGCAGCAAACTCTCAGCTGGAGTCTTAACTCCTCTGATTGGCATCCTGGGTTGCACAGAGACCCAGTGTCTGAACCATAGGGCTCTGTTTTCAAGCCCTGTGGCATCTAACAGATCAGAACAGAATGAAGCACTTCTTCATCAACACAAGGAGTTAacttttggcttttgtttttgcaaagatGCTAAAGCAGTCGCTATTAGCATGTGTGTATCCCCCatcatgggatgtgggtggcgctgtgggttaaaccacagagcctaggacttgctgatcagaaggtcggcggtttgaatcccgcgacggggtgagctcccgttgttcggtccctgctcctgcgcacctagcagtttgaaagcatgtcaaagtgcaagtagataaataggtactgctctggcaggaaggtaaacggcgtttccgtgcgttactctggttcgccagaagcggcttagtcatgctggccacatgacccggaagctgtacgccggctctcttggccaataaagcgagatgagcgccgaaatctcagagtcagacacgactggacctaatggtcaggggtccttttacctttacctttatcccccatcatgtcatagctgtcaacttttccctttccttgcgaggaatcctatttggaataaaggaatttcccttaaaaaagggaaaagttgacagctatgcatcatgTATCCCCCATCATGCTCAGATTCGCAGTGGTTTTCATCTGGGGAGAGCTCTTCTCATCTAATCCATCAAAGcaatttctgtttattttattttattagggaTTCTGCAGCCTTGGCAGATCCTGTCAGATCGAGCTCCTTTTTAGTTGCATGTGGGTCAGGGTGAAAGCAGAATGAGAGCAAGGGGAAGGTGGCTGGCgtatttcaaaaacaaattccTGACTGCTCAGGCCCACGTGCAAGCATGACCCCCCAAATCACCcactgtggggagggaaggatgATGGGTGTACAGCACCAGGCACAGATACTGGAAATACAGTTTCAGCAGCTTCTGGCTGCGTACccagcatacatttaaaatacacgAGTTCCTCctaaaataaaatgggaagagtAATTCATTAAGGGTCCTAGGAATTGTAGCTGTATGAGGGGTGTACGGTTCTCGGATTTCTTggggggaagtaatgtgctttcaATTTATGCTGTGTGCACAGCCCCAGTCTGTGAAATTTTAAGTGATCCAGATTGTGCAGAATAACAAGCGCTTCCTTCTCTTCCCAGGTGACCGAATTATCACTCTCACAGTTAAGTCCTGTAGAGGAAGAGGAGATCTCTTGCTTTTAGCATGCACTGAAATCTCATGCATTTTAGCATGCACCTGGTTTCCACAGAGTAATGCCTTTAAAGGAGGATATTTTGCACCTGTTgagtctttctctctgctttgaaAGGGCAACTGCCGCATCTGAAGCTCGCGGCATTACTTGGAAGTCCCATTTTGTTGTTCGCAACGGTTGCAGATGATGATTTTCATAAATTGACACCTGCCTATCAAACGATTGCCTATAATTGCCTGTTGATTTTTAACGAAGTGGGGTGATTCCCTCCTCAATAATTTAGTCTTTTTCTAATAAATTGgttcctggaaaaaaaatgatCAGTTATGTTTCTTTCATTATTTGTCCTCAGTATAGCAAATATGAGCCTGGGACTGGGAATGACCTTTGCCTgataactgctgccagtcagagtaagaACTATAGGGCTACATGGGCCAATGGCTGTACTCAGTGTAATGGAGTTTAATTTGCTCCTATATTCATCCAtccatcttggctgtctcttagtgcagacccagctCATCGGGGCTAATCCTGCCACCGCCTAcaatgaaccaccattggcaggattggcagcgATATCAGAAGATATGTTCTatgattattatatatatatattttaattctttTGCTAATTATActgttaaatatgcattttatattaGACTTCCCTTAGTAATGTTTAAGATAAAACAAATTTTGGTTCACTTTGCTGCGTTAAACGTGCAttttgtagttgacctccttataaatgttttactttgaaatactgtatatgctggcgtataagactactttttaatccaggaaaatcatctcaaaagtcgggggtcttATATGCCGGGGGGAGattctgcagtcgagtatatctcaaactcaatattttaactggaaaagttgggggtcatcttatatgcccagtcgtcttatacgccggaaaatacggtatttatgaTAAGATTTTAGTCTTGTATTAatcatgttgctttgaatgtatatttaccacccccccaaaaaaatatgagCCTTCTTTCCATACTAGCCCAGTTGTAAATGACATTGTGTAAACAGttggtcttttaaaaaatgtaaataattttGTGTTTCCCCTGGTTCTACTGTTCACTAAGTTCCAGTGAAATACTTCAGCGTTGTACATGGACAAAGAGACTGGGCTATTGTCAAGAGCAGGGAGAGGTTAACTAGCAAGGCCCATTAAGCCCCAAACATCTTGAGAACATCAAGGCATTGGCTATGAATTTGGACCTCCATTGTTGCCATGGCTATGAGAATTCTAGGATGCTGGGAATAACGCAGAAATGATGTCACAACCGAGTGGAATCCTTGGAACTCGCACACAGAGGCTTACTGTGAAGGGGTCAAAGATCAGGGAATACACAGACATGGGGTGGTGATGCGGTGGCCTCTTCCAAGAGCCTCGCCAGTGCAGCCTCCGTAATGGAGAGGCATGTGGCTGTGGTTGCTTGGTAACCGCATGGAGCCACCACCAGTGTTGGCCGCCATTTCCCAAATCATCCTTTGCTGGGGTCAGATGAGCAAGAGGGGAGCGGGGCCTGGAATCCGCTCTGTAGTATGGGCCCCGTTGCCTCCTCTAATGCCCACCTCTTCTTCCTCGCGATACTGCTAGTGTCCTTTACGAGGGTGGACTTAGCCATAGAGCCTTGCCCAACCCCATGCCGTTGCACCTTGGAGATCCTCAACTGTAGCAGAATCAGCAGCCCTCCGGGACTCCACCGCGTGCCTCTCCCCAAGCCGTTTGGCCATGCTCacgttttcttcttcttgtaagtATTTGAGAACCCGAGAGATGATCGCGCCGCTCCCAGAACTCTTGGAGGGCAAAATGCTTTGAGGGACAGCCTTTTGTTTAAGACTCGGGGGTGAGTGAGATGGGGGCAGGGGACTTCTGATTCCTAGGCAACTTGAGGGACGACTGGGTAGAGACCTGGTTGTGTATCTGCCGAGACCTGTAGTATAGGCGTGACCTTCGGGAATCTCCATCCAGGTAAACAAAGGCAAACAACCAAAGGGGGCAGGCTGTCTGGGTTGGTTCACTGCAGGGCAGCTCAGAGACGAGCAGTAAAGTTGATTGTTTATTCAAGGAAATGGAATACAAATGAGACACCTATGGGCATGGTTGGCCCCATTAaagcagttgccagaactgaTAATCTGCCTCCCACATCCCCCTATATCGCCTCCTCAGCTGTTTTCCCTGCAGTCTTTAACTTATTGGAGAGCGGCCCGCTGTGCTTTTTGTTCTGCTACATGCAAGGCCCTCCATGCCCTTGGAGAcaaaggaggaggggagctgaATACAGAGGGACCAGGAGGCTCGTGTGTAGCTGCTGCAGCCTCTTGTCCCCTCCTCAACTGCATCTGCAgtgccttctgcctctggttcctctctctcactcaagcctgttgcttgttcagcaCCCAGCCATTTTGCCTTGCCCCTTTCATCCTCTGACTTGTCGTcaatgtcccaccaccactcccctggctctgatcCTTCCTCCTCTGAGTCCTTGCCTAGGAGGCTCAAGGAAAAGAAGGTAccagaagagccagtgtggtgtagtggttaagagctgtagactcgtaatctgaggaaccgggttcgcgtctccgctcctccacatgcagctgctgggtgaccttgggctagtcacacttctctgaagtctctcagccccactcacctcacagagtgtttgttgtgggggaggaagggaaaggagaatgtgagccgctttgagactccttcgggtagtgataaagcgggatatcaaatccaaacttctcttcCACATCACATACCACAATTTCCTCCAGGGGTCATTCAAATCGCACATGCTTCCTAAGCAGGTGTCTAGGCCTAGGGCATCCTTGTTTGGACTCCGCCTGCCATGACAAGCAGTGTTCAAGACTAGGTTTCTCATGTTGGTTTTGTTAGGGCTGGCTTTCTACACAAAATGAGTTCATGCCCCAGAAACAGTGTCTTCACCCTGCTTAAGGTGGTAGAAAACAACAACCTGTCCTCCTCTCTATAATTTGGGGAGTTCAGCACCACTGTGTTAATTGGCATGAAGAAGCACACCCAATACTTTccaatactgtattgttttttttcctggaagggCTCCTCTGCTTTtgaacttggggtgtgtgtgtgtgactgtagtTTTCTGCCTCTCCTGCAGCTGCTAACGGTACAGAAGTGCAAGGAAAAAATGTGCCATGCCTCTCTCTCTCGGTTATTTGCAGTAGATTGGCAGGGATTATTCTCGGTTGTTTTAATAATTGCAACTGCAAAATGACACCCACCCATAGTTAGCCTGCTATTTCAAAAAagacaataaatcaataaaaaggggggggggagtggaaataTGGAcgcaaaagttgttgagtgttTTTCTTTGGCAATGTtgagtttttgagctattctttattaaattcgtcaagacatgggctgccatatatctggattttcctggacacttTGGCGATTTCTACCTGGACGCTGTTTATGAGGGCTGAATACGGgccatgtctgggaaattccaggctTATGGCGACACTAGGTAGCCAGGTATGGATTTGGGTGTGGAAGGAATGTGAGCTTCAGGTCTGGGTACTCTAAAAACATCCCCAACTAAAGCAACTGTTGAGAGGCACCATGTGCTTTTGAGTAGCTGAATGTTCTTTGCACCTAGCTCTGAAGTTTGCCTTCCCCTgccattcatggaggagagaggtgACCCTAGGGAAAATAttcagcagggctggggaatcttAAGGTCCAGCGGGCAAACGGGCTCCTCCTGGGCCGCACCTCTCCCTGGGCCTGCTCTGCACCCCTTCTCCCCCTTGAGTACTTCCGCCTGGCTGGAGTGTGTACATGAACCGCCATAATGCCTGGATGAAATTGGAGAGGTGTGCAGAAATCTCTGACATGTGTTGGCTGGAATTGTagcctatgttgttgttgttgttcagtcgttcagttgtgtccgactcttcgtgaccccatggaccagagcacgccaggcacacctatccttcactgcttcccgcagtttggccaaactcatgttagtagctttgagaacactgtcc is a genomic window containing:
- the LOC117059287 gene encoding RAD52 motif-containing protein 1-like, with translation MAEIVEFRVPDGNGRTLLVLGLETDASEHALYLTFSAFGPLYSVRVHQNAPVAGPGYYALVKFYSARDASKAQCACNQRPLFQKSPLKVCICTRQRPFSQQGLGLSSYRCRELANHFLGFNSWSSRIITLQNISGFEDEENDVEEVRTTPRSRNAKYLCVQELTFPRYGIRTRGVGLAELPVDPSQEFLLATNNIQKLAVHRALSDAFQKILIIVLENGKVAVEYSCPQEDHIDLLTEEELKGLIQVTELSLSQLSPVEEEEISCF